The window AGCGAGGCTCAGCCTCCCGATATCGAGCGTCTTCATCGCCACCAGGAATCCAGCGCCAACCCTGCCGAGGACATTCTCCGCCGGAACCCGCATATCCTCAAACCGAAGCTCGGCAGTGGAGGTGCCGCGGATGCCCATCTTATCCTCCTCAGCCACCACCTTGAAACCTGGGGTATCAGTCTCCACAATGAAGGCGGTAATACCACCCCTCACCCCTCCTTCCTTGGAGGTGGCGGCAAATACCACTATGATATCGGCGATACCGCCATTGGTGATGAATATCTTCCCCCCGTTTATGATGTAGGAATCGCCGTCCCTCACGGCAAGCGTCTTTATATTGGAGGCATCGGAACCCGCCTCTGGCTCGGTGAGGGCAAAGGCGGCGATCTTCTCACCAGCGCAAAGGGGAGGAAGATATTTCTTCTTCTGCTCCTCATTTCCCGCTAAATAGATCGCCATCGTCCCGATGCTCACATGGGCGCCGATAAAGGTGGTTACCGAGGCGCAGGCGCGGGAAAATTCCTCGAGCATTATGCAATAACCGATCTCACCAGCACCTGCCCCACCGTACTCCTCAGGAAAGCAAATCCCTAAAAAACCCTGCTCCGCTATCTTCCTGATAAGCTCCTTCGGTATCTCCTCCTCCTGATCGATCTTATCGGCGAGTGGCTTGACCTCGTTTTCCACAAACTTACGCGCCATATCCCGGATCATTTGGTGCTCTTCGCTAAATGTAAAATCCATATGCCACCTCCTCTAACTGGTAGATGCAAGAATAAAAATACAAGAAGATATCAAATCATAACCGAGAGAGGAACGGTTCTCAAGAACCCCCCTACCTTCCTGCAAAGCCCCAAAGAGTAACCCTTCTACGGATAAAAAGCCCCCCTTTTACACAGAGGGCACTCCTTCTTCCCTCTCAGACTGGGATCTAAATAACAAGGTTAAACCAATGAGCTACTCTCCCTTCTTCTCGGGAGAGGCTGGGGAAGAAGGAAGCTTCCTCCCCTCCATTGCCGCAGTAAGGGACTCAATCACATAACCTCTGAGCTCGGGACTGGTAAGCTTGGAGACATTCGCCGGGGTGAGCTTGATCAGCTCCTTCTCCTTCTTTATCTTGAAGGGAACATTCCAAATAAGCATTTTATCGCCTTTCTTTACGATCGTCGCTACCCAGTACTCGCCCAAGGGGAGCTTTATCATCGCCTTCCCCGAAGCATCGGTAGTGAGCTCGATCTTACTTTTATCATTGAGGAAGAAATCTACTACCTTATCCCTTACCTGGCTGTAGACATCTCCCCTTCTTTCTTCGACGATCTTCGCCACCTTCTGCTTCAGTTTATCAAGCTGTGCCTGCCAGGCATCTACCCTCTTATAGACCTTAGTGGGAAGGGTATTCACCACCTGGGTGTTTACCACGATCTCCTTTTTTATCGGTCCGTACTCCCTACTTGCGCTATCAACCGTCTTCTTCAACCTGTCGAAAGAAGCCTTCGCTGGACCGGAAAGCGAAGATGCCTTCCTCATCTCATCGAGATAATAGAAATAAACCCCGTCCCAGTCCTTCTTCCGGGCGAGTTCAGCTAATTTCCGCCTCCTTGTCGCAGGATCGGTGTACGCCTGACGGATATACTGGGTAAATACCCTTTTCACCCGAGCTACCAACGCCTGCTCCTTCTGCCGCATTAAAGCAAGTCGAGATTTGCTGTAGCTTACCTTCTTATCGAGGTCATCGAGGGCTTTCTCTATCTTACTATTGATCACCTTCTCCTTATCGTAATACCCGATCTCACGCCTCACAGAATCTTCAAGCTCCCCAAGCTTCATCTCGTCCTTGGTCTTACCTGCTACCATATTGAGCTGATCGACCAGATTGTATTTGAGGACATAAAGCTTATGATCGGCAACCGGCTTCGGCATCCCCGGCGCTTGAGAGAGAGAAAGAATGATGGTAACCTCCGATCTCATCTCCTCCGGCTTCTTACCACAACCCACCACTCCAAGAAGCAGGAGGACAAGGAGAGGTAATAATACTTTCCTCCTCATCTATTTTCCCCCTTCCTCACAATGATTGCCTCTTTCAAACTCATCATACTATACCAATCCCTTCACCAATAATACAACTAAAAAGCTTAAACTAAAAGAGAAAGATCTGTCAAGAGGGTTCCCATCAAAGCAACTCCTTTATATTGAATATCTTAAAAATTAATGTTATAATAAAAAAGATAAATTTATTTAAGGAGGGGTGAAAATACTAAAGGAGAAGTCTGTAGCCATTACTCTAGCAGTTCTCATCGGGATAGCGGGGGTATATCTCTTCTCTCTCGACCTCCAAGGGGGAGGAAGGCTACTCCTCTTTACCTCAACGGGGATAGGGGGGCTCTTTCTTCCCCCGGCGAAGAGAGAGGATCCCCTTCTCCTTTCGACTGTCTTCGTTACCGCTTTTTTCATCGGGGGATTAAAGGTTGCAACCTCATCCCTCATTCTCTCTCATCTCTTCTGGGGGTTATTCCTAAGGGTCCCCCCAAAAAAGCTCCTTATTAAGTCTTCCTCGCTCCTTATCCCACTCCTTTCCGGAGCCATTTTCTACCTCAAACTGGGAGGAAGCCTCCCCATCGAGGATATAACCCCAAAGATGGCTAAGGAGGTAGCTATCTTCTTCTTTCCCCCTTACCTGGTGGCGTCACTCCTCTTCCTAATAGGAGAAAAAAAGAAAGGAGATGCCCTCTTTAAGAGGTGTGCCAAGGGGTTACATCTCTTCGCCTTCTCCTTGTTCCTCGCCCTCTTCGGTGCAGTGATCTACTATCAAATAGGACTATACGGCTTCATCATCGCCCTCTTTATCTTCCTCGCTATCCAGGGAGATATGAAACAGTTAGTGGCAACCAAGGAGGAGCTTCGAAGGGCTTTTGACGATCTATCGCTCATTTTCTCTGCCTCCCAAGAGATCCACCTCATTCTGGAAGAGGAGAGGGTGATCCCCTCCATATTCCAGACACTCTCCTCATTTCTCCCTCTCTCTTTACTCGAGGTAGGAACTATCCATTCCCCGGAGCGCCTCGATCTTTTCATATTTGATGGGAAAAATCTCTTAAAGAAGGGGGAAGAAGAGCTCACTCCGGAGGAAAAGGAATACTCGGAGAAAGAAGGGTCCCTCCTGATAAAAGGGAAAAGGATATTTGCCCCCTTAAGGGAGGGAAGAGCGGGGAAGAGATACATCAGGCTCCATCTCGCCTCCTCCCCAGAGGAAGGGAGTCTCAAAACCCTCAAAATACTCCTTCCTCAGATAGCAAATGCCCTGGAGAACGCTCGCCTCTATCAGGAGTTCCGGGAGAAGATGGAGAAGTACCGAGAGTTAAGCGAGAACCTGGAAAAGAAGATCGCGGAGAAAACCGAGGCGCTGGTTAAGTCAGAGAAAGAGCTCAAAAAGAAAAACATCGAGCTCGAAAACTTCGCCAACACCCTTTCTCACGACTTAAAAGCCCCTTTAGTCAGCATAAGCGGGTTCCTCGAGGTAATTCGTAAGAAATATAGCGACCTCCTTGACGAGCAAGGAAACCATTATTTAGAGAGGATAAGGAGCAATATAGATTATATGAACTTCCTCATCCGCGATCTGTTCGAGCTCTCCCGTAGGGGAAAATCGCTTGCTCCCTTAAAGAGGATGGAGGCCGCTCATATCATCTACGAAGCGCTTGACCGGTTCCAGTTCCAACTGCGAGAGAAGAAGATAGAGGTGAAAATCGAAGGGAAATTACCCCCCATATTCTGCGATCGTTATCGAATGATAGAGGTATTCACCAATCTGATAGAAAACGCGATAAAATACTCCGATCCAGCTAAGAAGAGGAAAAAGATCGAGATCGGAGCGGTGGAGAAAAGCGACAGCTACCAATTCTTCGTGAGGGATAACGGGATCGGAATCGAAAAGGAAAAACTGAAAAAGCTATTCAAAAGAGGAAGAAAACAGGGGATGGGACTGCTTATCGTCAAGGAGATCATAGAGAACCACGGAGGCAAGGTAGAGGTGGAATCAAGCCCAGGCAAGGGAACGACATTCTACTTCACCCTCCCCAAGATACCGCCTAAAATGAGCTCTTTAGCATAGGCGAGCTCCTCGTTCTTCCCCCTCACCTTACCATCGATCTTGGCAAGGAGCACCTCCCTCAATATCTCTCCCACCTTGGGACCCGGGGCAACCCCGAGGGAGACTATATCGTCTCCGGTTATCTCAAGCCTCGTCTCCGCTAATTCTGAAATATACCTCGAGATCTTAGCTGCCGCCATCTTGCCCTGAGACTTCGCCATTGCGAAGAGGAGTACCTCCTCGGGGAGCGGTTTAAGGAGTAGATAGGTCCTGCTTGGAGGAAGCTCCTCTTTTTGTCCAAGCTCCCTTAAGATATGATAGACCTCCTCTCGATAGGAAAGGATCAGCTCCTTCTTTCTACCACTCAAGGAAAGGCGCCTCACCACCTCGGATCGCTCCTTAACGCTAAGCCGTTCCAGCATCCCCATCAGATAGATCAGGGCAGGGTCCACTACCCCTTTCTCTCGATAGAGGAGACGATACCAGGAAAGGACGCTATCTACCGAATAGAGGAGCTTCCTCATCTCCTCGTCCATCACTACCTTGGGATGGATAAACTGAAGCAGCTTCAAGGAGGAAAGTTCCTCAATGGCGGGCACCGGATGCTCCTCGGCGAAGATGAGGGAGAGTTCGGTAAGCACCCTCTTTCCAGATAGCTTGCGGAATACCCCCCGCCTAACCGCCCTCTTTATCAGACTGAGGGTGTTCCTCTCTATCTCGAAATGGAACCGATGCTTGAACCTCACCGCCCGAAACGCCCGGGTAGGATCCTCGATGAAGGAGAGGGAGTGAAGCACCCGGATCACCCCTTCCCTCAAATCGCGCATTCCACCGAAGAAATCGATCAATCTCCCGAAATCATCTCTATTTAAGCTCACTGCCATCGTATTTATGGTGAAATCGCGCCTGAAGAGATCGTGCCTCAATATCGACTGCCTGACCTGAGGGAGCGCTGCCGGTTGTTCGTAATATTCCGTCCTTGCGGTAGCCACATCCACCTTGAATCCATCGGGAAAGACGATCACCGCGGTGCCGAATTTCTCATGGGTGCGCGCCCGCCCCCCTACCCTCCTCGCCAACTCCTCGCCGAAGGCGATGCCATCCCCCTCTACCACAATATCGAGATCGACATTCTCGATATCGAGGAGGATATCCCGTACTATCCCCCCAACGAGGTAAGCCTTGAAACCAAGTTTTCCCGCTATCTCGGAGACAACGGTGAGTATCCTAAACACCCTCTCCGGGAGCTTCCTCTCAAGTAGGGAAAGGAGGTTCTTGGTGAACGGCTTTTTCCCCGGGAAGGCGATCTCCGTTTTCAGGGCATATAGATGACGGAAAAGCTCCATCCGGGTGATTATCCCTGATATCGAGCGATCATCTTCACCAACGAGGAGGAAACGCCTATTCTCCTCGATCATCTTCTGCTCCACCTCCTCAAGGCTCGCCTCCGGAGAGACTATACCCACCTCAGGCTGCATTACCTCGGAAACCTGAGAATCTCCCATATTATGGAATATCGCCCGATCCGCCAACTGCCTCGTTATCACCCCCGCCGCCCTGCCCCGGGAAAGGACAGGAAGAGCGTTTACCCGGAACTTGTTCATCAGGGCGAGGGCGGAGGAAACTGTCTTATCCTCCTCTACGAACTGGACATAGGGGCTCATAATGTCGCCGGCGACAAGAAGGGGGGAAAGTCTCTCATTAAGAAGCCTTAGAAGCTCCTCCTTCACCTCAATGAGGGTTTTCCCCTTGACGATGGCTGAGGCAGCTGAAGGATGT is drawn from Acidobacteriota bacterium and contains these coding sequences:
- a CDS encoding CBS domain-containing protein — protein: MEIITTHLNADFDAFASMVAAKKLFPQAELVFPGGKEPGLSRFLESGFFPFQELPLSEVDLSKVEKLIVVDIRQASRIGELAQLLSRPRVRVVVYDHHPPKEGDIDGDEEHIEEVGATTTIFVHLFKEKGISLDPLEATVMALGIYEDTGFLSFPTTREKDLMAVAHLLRSGADLDIVSRFLHRELTSEQFTLLNQMISSSEQHMIKGHRVVISLFSSEEYIDELALIVHRYVEMENIPIFFALVGVGNAVSVVARSRVPEVDVGDILSSLGGGGHPSAASAIVKGKTLIEVKEELLRLLNERLSPLLVAGDIMSPYVQFVEEDKTVSSALALMNKFRVNALPVLSRGRAAGVITRQLADRAIFHNMGDSQVSEVMQPEVGIVSPEASLEEVEQKMIEENRRFLLVGEDDRSISGIITRMELFRHLYALKTEIAFPGKKPFTKNLLSLLERKLPERVFRILTVVSEIAGKLGFKAYLVGGIVRDILLDIENVDLDIVVEGDGIAFGEELARRVGGRARTHEKFGTAVIVFPDGFKVDVATARTEYYEQPAALPQVRQSILRHDLFRRDFTINTMAVSLNRDDFGRLIDFFGGMRDLREGVIRVLHSLSFIEDPTRAFRAVRFKHRFHFEIERNTLSLIKRAVRRGVFRKLSGKRVLTELSLIFAEEHPVPAIEELSSLKLLQFIHPKVVMDEEMRKLLYSVDSVLSWYRLLYREKGVVDPALIYLMGMLERLSVKERSEVVRRLSLSGRKKELILSYREEVYHILRELGQKEELPPSRTYLLLKPLPEEVLLFAMAKSQGKMAAAKISRYISELAETRLEITGDDIVSLGVAPGPKVGEILREVLLAKIDGKVRGKNEELAYAKELILGGILGRVK
- a CDS encoding GHKL domain-containing protein; the encoded protein is MKILKEKSVAITLAVLIGIAGVYLFSLDLQGGGRLLLFTSTGIGGLFLPPAKREDPLLLSTVFVTAFFIGGLKVATSSLILSHLFWGLFLRVPPKKLLIKSSSLLIPLLSGAIFYLKLGGSLPIEDITPKMAKEVAIFFFPPYLVASLLFLIGEKKKGDALFKRCAKGLHLFAFSLFLALFGAVIYYQIGLYGFIIALFIFLAIQGDMKQLVATKEELRRAFDDLSLIFSASQEIHLILEEERVIPSIFQTLSSFLPLSLLEVGTIHSPERLDLFIFDGKNLLKKGEEELTPEEKEYSEKEGSLLIKGKRIFAPLREGRAGKRYIRLHLASSPEEGSLKTLKILLPQIANALENARLYQEFREKMEKYRELSENLEKKIAEKTEALVKSEKELKKKNIELENFANTLSHDLKAPLVSISGFLEVIRKKYSDLLDEQGNHYLERIRSNIDYMNFLIRDLFELSRRGKSLAPLKRMEAAHIIYEALDRFQFQLREKKIEVKIEGKLPPIFCDRYRMIEVFTNLIENAIKYSDPAKKRKKIEIGAVEKSDSYQFFVRDNGIGIEKEKLKKLFKRGRKQGMGLLIVKEIIENHGGKVEVESSPGKGTTFYFTLPKIPPKMSSLA
- a CDS encoding acyl-CoA dehydrogenase family protein, translating into MDFTFSEEHQMIRDMARKFVENEVKPLADKIDQEEEIPKELIRKIAEQGFLGICFPEEYGGAGAGEIGYCIMLEEFSRACASVTTFIGAHVSIGTMAIYLAGNEEQKKKYLPPLCAGEKIAAFALTEPEAGSDASNIKTLAVRDGDSYIINGGKIFITNGGIADIIVVFAATSKEGGVRGGITAFIVETDTPGFKVVAEEDKMGIRGTSTAELRFEDMRVPAENVLGRVGAGFLVAMKTLDIGRLSLA